In the Herpetosiphon gulosus genome, one interval contains:
- the nifS gene encoding cysteine desulfurase NifS, with translation MAPETIYLDHAATTATDPRVVEAMLPYFNTAYGNPSSIYRLGRAALEGVDEARETVAGLLGAKRKEIVFTSGGSEADNLAIKGVAFAQRDAGKGNHIITSAIEHHAVLHAVEYLERFGFEITILPVDSTGLVAVADLQAALRPTTVLVSIMAANNEIGTIQPITELGAVCREHDVLFHTDAVQLIGAQPIKVKELNVDLLSLTAHKFYGPKGVGALYMRRGVPLLPLINGGSQERRLRAGTENVPGIVGLAKALQLAVDELPQSSNQLTSLRDRLISGIEAAIPHVYLNGHRTQRLPNNVNMSFDFIEGESMLLLLDQQGIYASSGSACTSGSLDPSHVLMALGLSAERAHGSLRMTLGRENTVEQIERVLELLPPIVERLRAVSPMYRHFLAEQTVY, from the coding sequence ATGGCTCCGGAAACAATTTATTTAGATCATGCAGCGACGACTGCGACCGATCCAAGGGTGGTTGAGGCCATGCTGCCCTACTTCAACACGGCCTATGGCAATCCATCGAGTATCTATCGGCTTGGCCGCGCAGCACTCGAAGGCGTAGATGAAGCCCGCGAAACCGTTGCAGGCTTGTTGGGGGCCAAACGCAAAGAAATTGTGTTTACCAGCGGCGGCTCCGAAGCCGATAATTTGGCGATCAAGGGTGTGGCGTTTGCTCAGCGTGATGCAGGCAAAGGCAATCACATCATCACCAGTGCAATCGAACATCACGCGGTGCTGCATGCGGTCGAATACCTCGAACGCTTTGGCTTTGAAATTACGATCTTGCCAGTCGATAGCACTGGCTTGGTTGCTGTAGCTGATTTACAGGCTGCGTTGCGCCCAACCACCGTGTTGGTCAGCATCATGGCCGCCAACAACGAGATTGGCACAATTCAGCCGATTACCGAATTGGGCGCGGTCTGTCGCGAGCACGATGTGCTGTTTCATACCGATGCAGTGCAGTTGATCGGGGCGCAACCAATTAAGGTTAAAGAATTGAATGTTGATTTGTTGAGCCTGACTGCGCATAAATTCTATGGGCCGAAAGGTGTGGGGGCGTTATATATGCGGCGCGGCGTGCCCTTGCTACCGTTGATTAATGGTGGCTCGCAGGAACGGCGTTTACGCGCCGGCACCGAAAATGTGCCTGGGATTGTTGGGCTAGCTAAAGCCTTGCAACTTGCCGTCGATGAATTGCCGCAGAGCAGCAATCAATTGACCAGCTTGCGCGATCGGCTGATTAGTGGGATTGAAGCAGCGATTCCCCATGTCTATTTAAATGGTCATCGCACGCAGCGTTTGCCCAATAATGTCAACATGTCGTTTGATTTTATTGAGGGCGAAAGCATGTTGCTGTTGCTTGATCAACAGGGCATTTATGCCTCGAGTGGTTCGGCCTGCACTAGTGGCTCGCTTGACCCATCGCATGTGCTGATGGCCTTGGGCTTGAGCGCCGAACGCGCCCATGGCAGCCTGCGAATGACCCTTGGCCGCGAGAACACCGTCGAGCAAATCGAGCGCGTCTTAGAATTATTGCCGCCCATCGTCGAGCGCTTGCGGGCAGTTTCGCCAATGTATCGCCATTTCTTGGCCGAACAAACTGTTTATTAA
- a CDS encoding NAD(P)H-dependent glycerol-3-phosphate dehydrogenase gives MNQRLDVAVIGTGNWGTTLALVLARGGCNVTLFGRNQAEVGQLQAAGENSRFLPGQRFPANLGLAYDLALAAQAQVILLAVPSKTIRSNALQLAPQLAPDSIILSCAKGIESGSLETMSEVLAEALAPHPRSLIGALSGPNIANEIAQGLPATSVVALSDDQAGQRAQSLLTTNLMRIYRSSDVVGVELGGALKNIVALGAGICDGMGLGDNAKAAFITRGLAEMTRLGMARGAHPLTFAGLAGLGDLIATCASPHSRNRRLGEALARGQSLETALAQLGQVAEGVNTTATARQLAEQYGVELPIADELYRVLFEGKSPQQAGLDLMQRDPKNELAGLQGLFSI, from the coding sequence ATGAACCAACGGCTTGATGTAGCTGTGATTGGCACTGGCAATTGGGGCACAACTTTGGCCTTGGTTTTAGCTCGCGGCGGGTGTAATGTCACGCTATTTGGCCGCAATCAAGCTGAAGTTGGGCAATTGCAGGCTGCTGGCGAAAACAGCCGTTTTTTGCCTGGGCAGCGCTTTCCAGCAAATTTGGGTTTAGCCTATGATCTTGCGCTGGCCGCTCAAGCCCAAGTTATTCTGCTCGCTGTGCCTTCGAAAACCATTCGCAGTAATGCATTGCAACTTGCCCCACAGCTCGCTCCCGATAGCATTATTTTGAGTTGCGCCAAAGGTATTGAGTCGGGTAGTCTTGAAACCATGAGCGAAGTGCTGGCCGAGGCACTTGCGCCGCATCCCCGTAGCTTGATTGGGGCGCTTTCGGGGCCAAATATTGCCAACGAAATTGCCCAAGGCTTGCCTGCAACCAGCGTTGTGGCATTGAGTGATGATCAAGCTGGTCAGCGGGCGCAGAGCTTGCTCACCACCAATCTTATGCGGATCTATCGTTCGAGTGATGTGGTTGGGGTTGAACTGGGCGGAGCACTCAAAAATATTGTGGCGCTGGGCGCGGGCATTTGCGATGGCATGGGCTTGGGCGATAATGCCAAAGCGGCCTTTATCACCCGTGGTTTGGCCGAAATGACCCGCTTGGGCATGGCACGAGGCGCACATCCGCTGACTTTTGCGGGTTTGGCAGGCTTGGGAGATTTGATCGCCACTTGTGCCTCGCCGCATAGCCGCAACCGCCGTTTGGGCGAAGCGTTGGCGCGGGGTCAATCGCTCGAAACAGCTTTGGCTCAACTTGGGCAAGTGGCCGAAGGCGTGAATACCACCGCCACCGCCCGCCAGCTTGCTGAGCAGTATGGGGTTGAATTGCCAATCGCTGATGAGTTGTATCGGGTGTTGTTTGAGGGCAAATCGCCGCAACAAGCTGGTCTTGATTTGATGCAGCGTGACCCCAAAAACGAATTAGCAGGCTTACAAGGGCTATTTTCAATCTAG
- a CDS encoding GNAT family N-acetyltransferase has protein sequence MQELRTFNHNHLAELAPLIAASTAEGYSMVQRFYDEWQSGVQTFSHPGEGFWGIWQGQRLRAIGGISHDPYQPSIQIGRIRHVYVLPAWRRHGLAQQLVLHSLKHAAGHFAQISLYTSNPAAAQLYLRCGFVPATGLVRTTHCYNYPS, from the coding sequence ATGCAGGAGCTACGAACATTTAACCACAACCATCTCGCCGAATTGGCTCCTTTGATCGCCGCTAGTACCGCCGAAGGCTATAGCATGGTCCAACGTTTTTACGATGAATGGCAGAGTGGCGTACAAACATTTTCGCACCCAGGTGAAGGCTTTTGGGGCATTTGGCAGGGCCAGCGTTTGCGAGCGATTGGTGGCATCAGTCACGACCCCTATCAGCCAAGCATTCAGATTGGGCGCATTCGTCATGTGTATGTGCTGCCTGCCTGGCGGCGGCATGGTTTGGCTCAACAACTTGTGCTGCATAGCCTGAAGCATGCTGCTGGCCACTTTGCGCAAATTAGCTTATACACCAGCAATCCAGCGGCGGCGCAATTGTATCTGCGTTGTGGTTTTGTGCCAGCGACGGGTTTGGTACGCACGACCCATTGCTACAACTACCCAAGCTAG
- the rpsO gene encoding 30S ribosomal protein S15 encodes MSLEKDKSTVINNYKLHESDTGSADVQIALLTDRINQLIEHLKLHKQDHHSRRGLLKLVGRRRRLLAYLSKKDNARFRAVSERLGLRIKA; translated from the coding sequence GTGTCGCTGGAAAAAGATAAGTCAACCGTTATCAATAACTATAAACTGCACGAATCAGATACTGGCTCGGCAGACGTACAAATTGCCCTTTTGACCGACCGCATCAACCAATTGATCGAGCACTTGAAGTTGCACAAGCAAGACCACCACTCACGTCGTGGTTTGCTGAAGTTGGTTGGTCGTCGCCGTCGCTTGTTGGCCTACCTGAGCAAAAAAGATAATGCTCGGTTCCGCGCTGTCAGCGAACGCTTGGGTCTGCGGATCAAAGCCTAA